AGACAAGATGGGTAAGCATGATTTTAAAGGGACTGGATTAATCATTGATCATGAACCCTATACTGTGCGAGTTGATTAtcgaatatatatattattaattttctcatctCTTGAACCTATTTGATGCAtatccaaaaatgaaataaacccTCTCATGAATTCTTTTGGGTTGCAAAAGAcatattcaaattcaatataAGTCCTGAAAATGGAATATTTAGGTCTTTGTTAGCTGAGTGTCCAGGGTAATGATTAAATATACTTGataccaaaataatttttgttttttcaatgaaaattacaCATAAAAGGAGAAAGGGAGAGTATTGCAAACTGCTATCTTTCCTTGAACGGGTCTTTTTACGAGTACCCTCAAAGTGCTCATTAACAATTTTTCTACAGATGATAAAAATGTTGATTTGATTACTAAAAATGCCATGGGCATATCCAAAACGCGCCCCCGCTTTTACACAGCCATTCCAACTTGCCTTGAAGATCTGCAATTCGCATCTCTGAACAAAAACCTAAGATTAAGCGGCCTCGTGCCAAGTAAATCCTTCCAGTGCACTAGCAGGGAAGTGGAACTATGACCAAGTTATCGGAACGTTTTTCTTGGGGGCTGATTTGATGTTGTTGATGATGGCTATGTCCAACGCATGTGACCTGAGCAGCGAAGCGATGGTGCGCCGTGAGCTGTACAGGGAGGTAGACTGAAAGGTTAGGAAGGACTGGCATTGAGTTTGAGGGCCATTGCAGAGGTTTGGCATGCGCGTAGTTGCCAGCTTTTGTATGCAAAGAACCAACCTGTTGAAAAAACATCAAGTGCAAAGTTGCCGTGGCTGATTCGAAGACTACAAGAGTTCCATCAAGTCCAGAAGCCACTCATCCAGCGGTAAACGCGGCGATAAATTTGCGGAGTTCGACTGTTGACAGCAGCAGTGTGCTGCATTTTCAACGATATGGCAAACCTGAAGAGCTGTCCGGCATTGCTGCGGATCAAGGTTTTCATGTCATTATCGTTTTGTTATGTGCTTGCGTGTTTATGCATCCTTTGCTGAAGTACGActcctttccattttttttcggTCAGTGACCACCCGGTATCCGGAGCCTTTGGCCCTGACTAATCTGGATGCGAATGGAGGCgcttctttccattttattagCATACATGAAACGCTTATTGAGATCCGAAGAGAACAATTTCTCCCCTTAATCCTTTGGAAAGTTTACGCTATCGGCTCCATAAATGGATTAAGAATGGTTGTCTCAGATTCGAGCAAACCCCACCCTCACGAAGAAAACCGGgttttttcccttattttggTCTCAGAAAACGGCACTAGGCCCCTTTCGTTTCCAACAAAACAACGAAAACTCCAAGAAAACTAGGAAATTAACAAGGAGAAGTAAGCAGAGTTTTCATGGTTGAACCTGACCGCCAGATAAAAGTCGCCTCCAAGACGGTTCACCAGTCCTGCATGGCAAGGCGCCTCCAGTTTTTATGAGTTGTGCTACAACATTCAGCTTGTCAACAGGAAATTATTTTAGCCCGGTCATTGGCTTTGActctgcttttctttcttttaccccGGAAGAGAGGCGCAGGCACCAGCGCACCGCAGATATTGCGTTCGTATATCATCAATGGAGTCACATATATTCCCGTCGATACCAACAGAGGTGGTTGGAGTAGTAAGATAAGGTATCATTTTGCAGATGTTTTATAAAAACAGTACTTGAGTGTCCGGGTGAGTCCGTGGAAGTCTACATCTAAGTCCCATCATATGCAAAGGCATTGGGCGTTCACTCCATGACATATGCTTTTCCCGCTTACATTGAATTGAATATTAGATCACAAGCATGCTTCCTGATTTGGCAAAAGCTACTacaaattgataaaaagaaCATTATAATAACATCAACGAAGCAGGGAGAAAAGGCTCTTAATCAAGAGACAGAACAAACTGACACAAGCCCTGCATAAAGGCACTATTCTTTCCCTTCCTTGGGCCTTATTTCGATCCCCTCCACGACCAGCCCGGCCTTCCAGTTGCCGCCCTTCGTCTCCATGACACTCATTTCAACCTCCCCGTCTTCTCCATCCTTCGTCAAGAACTCACCTAGCTCTATCTCTGACCACCCATCTCGTCTCTCTTTAGGATGGTTCTCATTCCCCCGGCAGAAGCAGGTGCCGGCGGCGGGCCCCCATCACGATTGTCGTCAACCAATTCAAAAGGCGTCGGTAGAAAACGGAAACCAATGCGCCTAAATCTGTGCATGGTCTGCCGTCCCCGCGTGTTGTTCTCTCCAGATAAGTAAACCGAGCGCTCACGCTTACCCACTTCATCATCCACAAATCCAACTCCAACCTCAACAGACTGGAAgtcaaatccaaaaaatgtCGGAGTGGATTTAAATACCAAGTACGCTGCATAACGGGTTCCGGGCGACAACATGCGAGAACTAATTCTACCTCTGATCTCGAGCCAACATACATTGATGAGTTCAGCAACTTCTGAGAACCTGTTAATTGACAAAGACATTCCATTCGATCATCACATTGacggagaaacaaaaggaagttTATTTTGAGACGAACAAATTGATGCTACGTCCACTGTCTTCATGAAGGTGAGAAAGTGGAGGAAATAATGTTTTTACCTGGAGTCGGGCATGGGATTCCAAGACCAGTACCTCGGAGTATCACCCCATGTTATAGACAGGGCCCTTGCAGATAACATGATACATTTCTTCCCACTGTGCCTCTCCAACGAAAAGCTCTGCAAAGCATGTTGGATTCACGTAAGCAACAAGAAACTGAACCAATGTCGTTTTGTGTAAATGAAATTCACTGTTTCAGCAGATATAATATGCGCAAAAGCAATACATCTTAGAACTTATTCCACCATATGTGCTTTCCCTTTCCAATAAAATAGTGAGAGTTCTTGTCTTAGCTTTTTTTAGCAAAAGTTGTCTATTGACTTTACCGTCAAGATTGAAGTAGGATAACACGTTTCACGTCACACAAAagcaaccaaaagaaaataaaaggaataatCGTTTAAAACCACCTCAACTTTAGAACCATTGCATAATGACCCCCGAAAAACTTGTAGAGTTACAAATTCCCCtataaactttgatttttttgttgcaaTCGCTTGTTATTCTATCTGTATAGGCGTTAACTGTTACATGAAAATACATGTGCTACTCTAACGAACAAATATAGAAAGATTATGTTTTTTCCCAAAGAGAAATGTCTTTCCACTAAAATAGAACAAATCTGCTGCGAGCTGAGCGAACTACATTACTCAACCGAGCCGAAGCACTATTATATGGTTGATAAAGttaacaaaatagaaaagataCATGATTGATGAAGACAAGAAAATTCAGCAGGGACTATTTTGGTCAAAAGAATTGCGTTATCCGTTTTCTGATAACACTTACCAGCTATGTAGATGGAAAACTAacccctaaaaagaaaaaataaaaa
This region of Eucalyptus grandis isolate ANBG69807.140 chromosome 8, ASM1654582v1, whole genome shotgun sequence genomic DNA includes:
- the LOC104456917 gene encoding LOW QUALITY PROTEIN: F-box protein PP2-B10 (The sequence of the model RefSeq protein was modified relative to this genomic sequence to represent the inferred CDS: deleted 2 bases in 1 codon) translates to MAAAASEAAKGRDGPDFSELPEGCIASVVSFTSPADACRLAPVSSLFKSACDSDAVWASFLPPECRHMVPRRVSSLKELYFSLCDDPVLVDDGKMSFSLERHSGKKCIMLSARALSITWGDTPRYWSWNPMPDSRFSEVAELINVCWLEIRGRISSRMLSPGTRYAAYLVFKSTPTFFGFDFQSVEVGVGFVDDEVGKRERSVYLSGENNTRGRQTMHRFRRIGFRFLPTPFELVDDNRDGGPPPAPASRGNENHPKERRDGWSEIELGEFLTKDGEDGEVEMSVMETKGGNWKAGLVVEGIEIRPKEGKE